A portion of the Verrucomicrobiota bacterium genome contains these proteins:
- a CDS encoding right-handed parallel beta-helix repeat-containing protein, translating into MAERTMKPIYLSRPKRLKPGIHAIAGTKGASAITIEGCDFDLDLTGVHVQGSTGRPWEFEGTGISLRDCRNVTVRGARVSGYRRGIELRGCRGVTLIECDTSDCYDQQLKSTPERYDPADWVDIFHREVWETYGYGVYVVDSADCRVRACTSKRGQNGVALVCSSDCTVEDCDVSRNTGWGVWMHNASDNRIVGNNADWCVRCESKQYSAGGDAAGVMLSDNCCRNVIAHNTMRSGGDGFFLNGLWVKESTDNLVAFNDMSHSPHNAIESSWSARNVFVGNIASNSRYGMWLGLSYHNRVIGNVIEHNLFDGIAIEHAHHNVIAGNLIRRCRNGIRLLARQKLLPPSHHYEIHGNIIEQCRVAALAFSRTIGAAVTGNQIARSKLPIRFDTKCRRIEVARNNFLGGAKPLAELGDSEAISLDDNFWDLDRAKAVLARITVNKRSAVTLERVARKRFASPRRPAVVAHGSKAAARDTSFRWYAELEHLVGL; encoded by the coding sequence ATGGCCGAGCGCACGATGAAGCCAATCTATCTCTCTCGCCCCAAGCGACTTAAGCCCGGGATCCACGCCATCGCGGGCACGAAGGGTGCCAGCGCGATCACGATCGAGGGCTGCGACTTCGATCTCGATCTGACCGGCGTGCACGTCCAAGGCTCGACCGGCCGGCCGTGGGAGTTCGAGGGCACGGGGATCTCTTTGCGCGATTGCCGGAATGTCACGGTGCGCGGTGCGCGCGTGAGCGGCTACCGGCGCGGCATCGAGCTGCGCGGCTGCCGCGGCGTGACACTCATCGAGTGCGACACCTCGGACTGCTACGACCAGCAGCTCAAGAGCACGCCCGAACGTTACGATCCAGCCGACTGGGTTGACATCTTCCACCGCGAGGTTTGGGAGACCTACGGTTACGGCGTCTATGTCGTCGATTCAGCCGACTGCCGGGTGCGCGCCTGCACGTCGAAGCGCGGCCAGAACGGCGTCGCGCTCGTCTGCTCGTCGGACTGCACGGTCGAGGACTGCGACGTGAGCCGCAACACCGGTTGGGGTGTGTGGATGCACAACGCGTCGGACAACCGCATCGTGGGCAACAACGCCGACTGGTGCGTGCGTTGCGAGAGCAAGCAGTACTCGGCCGGCGGCGACGCGGCGGGCGTGATGCTCAGCGACAACTGCTGCCGCAACGTGATCGCCCACAACACCATGCGCAGCGGCGGCGACGGGTTCTTCCTCAACGGCCTGTGGGTCAAGGAGAGCACGGACAACCTGGTCGCGTTCAACGACATGTCGCACTCGCCGCACAACGCCATCGAGTCGTCGTGGTCGGCGCGCAACGTCTTCGTCGGCAATATCGCCTCGAACAGCCGCTACGGGATGTGGCTCGGGCTGTCGTACCACAACCGCGTGATCGGCAACGTGATCGAGCACAATCTGTTCGACGGGATCGCCATCGAGCACGCGCACCACAACGTGATCGCCGGCAACCTGATCCGCCGCTGTCGCAACGGCATCCGGCTGCTGGCCCGCCAGAAGCTGCTGCCGCCGTCGCACCACTACGAGATCCACGGCAACATCATCGAGCAATGCCGCGTCGCGGCGCTTGCGTTCTCGCGCACGATCGGCGCCGCGGTGACCGGCAACCAGATCGCCCGCTCGAAGCTGCCGATCCGGTTCGACACGAAGTGCCGGCGCATCGAGGTGGCCCGCAACAACTTCCTCGGCGGCGCCAAGCCACTTGCCGAGCTCGGCGATTCGGAAGCGATCAGCCTGGATGACAACTTCTGGGACCTTGACCGCGCCAAGGCCGTGCTCGCCAGGATCACGGTCAACAAGCGGAGCGCGGTCACGCTCGAGCGCGTGGCCCGCAAGCGGTTCGCCAGCCCGCGCCGCCCGGCCGTTGTGGCCCACGGCTCGAAGGCGGCCGCGCGCGACACGTCATTCCGCTGGTACGCCGAGCTTGAACACCTGGTGGGATTGTGA
- a CDS encoding Gfo/Idh/MocA family oxidoreductase produces MKPAKIGIIGCGDISPNYLKHLRMFGIVEVAACADLVAERAAKRAAEFDVPRACSVDELLADPAIEIVANLTIPKAHFDVAMQVVAAGKHVYNEKPLAIGLDEARTLLDAAKAKGVRVGCAPDTFLGAGIQTCRKLIADGTIGEPVAATAFMMCHGHESWHPAPAFYYQKGGGPMFDMGPYYLTALTALIGPMRRVAGMARATFPTRTITSKPLHGSIVTVEVPTHVAGLIEFAPGAGGAVAVGAIITSFDVWAATLPPIEIHGTRGSLAVPDPNGFGGPVRVRVAGEREWRDVPLTHPYAEGGRGIGIADMAYAIRSGRPHRASGELAAHVLETMHAFHTASDQGRTVELTTSCAQPAPLPAGLRQGELDE; encoded by the coding sequence ATGAAGCCAGCGAAGATCGGCATTATCGGCTGCGGCGATATCAGCCCCAACTACCTCAAGCATCTCAGGATGTTCGGCATCGTCGAGGTTGCCGCGTGTGCCGACCTTGTCGCCGAGCGAGCCGCCAAGCGCGCGGCGGAGTTCGACGTGCCCCGCGCCTGCTCGGTCGACGAGCTGCTCGCCGATCCGGCGATCGAGATCGTCGCCAACCTCACGATCCCGAAGGCGCACTTCGACGTGGCGATGCAGGTTGTCGCTGCGGGCAAGCACGTCTACAACGAGAAGCCGCTCGCCATCGGCCTCGACGAGGCACGCACGCTGCTCGATGCGGCCAAGGCCAAGGGCGTACGCGTCGGCTGCGCACCGGATACGTTTCTCGGCGCGGGCATCCAGACGTGCCGCAAACTGATCGCCGACGGCACCATCGGCGAGCCGGTCGCGGCGACCGCCTTCATGATGTGCCACGGCCACGAGAGCTGGCACCCGGCGCCCGCGTTCTATTACCAGAAAGGCGGCGGCCCGATGTTCGACATGGGCCCGTACTACCTCACGGCGCTCACGGCGCTCATCGGCCCGATGCGGCGCGTCGCCGGTATGGCGCGCGCGACGTTCCCGACGCGGACGATCACGAGCAAACCGCTCCATGGCAGCATCGTCACAGTCGAGGTTCCGACGCACGTCGCCGGGCTGATCGAGTTCGCGCCCGGCGCGGGTGGCGCCGTCGCCGTCGGCGCGATCATTACGAGCTTCGACGTCTGGGCGGCTACGCTGCCGCCGATCGAGATCCACGGCACGCGCGGCTCGCTCGCCGTGCCCGACCCGAACGGCTTCGGCGGTCCCGTGCGCGTGCGGGTTGCCGGTGAGCGCGAATGGCGCGACGTGCCGCTCACGCACCCCTATGCCGAGGGCGGCCGCGGTATCGGTATCGCCGACATGGCGTACGCGATCCGCTCGGGCCGCCCGCACCGCGCCAGCGGCGAGCTGGCCGCCCACGTGCTCGAGACCATGCACGCGTTCCACACGGCCTCGGACCAAGGTCGTACCGTCGAGCTGACCACCTCCTGCGCCCAACCCGCACCGCTCCCTGCCGGCCTGCGCCAGGGCGAGCTGGACGAGTAG
- a CDS encoding sugar phosphate isomerase/epimerase produces MFEPKLGVSLVMISERLTPEVARAVVDSRIETLELRALSFEGDSYVVDRRLLRRLLRRRAVRAATVHAPFGDDFDISSSDDEARRGGMRALSVSLELAIELNVPTVVVHASAEPIGPDERPARLKRAQRALTELQPRCREGHRRMAVELLPRTCLGNTVEELFQILDPLDPAVFGVCLDTNHLMDRHAALADTVRRLGDRLIALHLSDYDGVDEQHLLPGEGVLDWKSFMAALRDIDYAGPFNYECGLDEGETVEERIRYLEKNFDWLSSL; encoded by the coding sequence GTGTTCGAGCCGAAGCTCGGTGTCTCGCTTGTCATGATCTCGGAGAGGCTTACGCCTGAGGTTGCTCGGGCCGTCGTCGACTCCCGTATAGAAACGCTGGAACTCCGCGCGCTCTCTTTCGAGGGGGACTCGTATGTCGTAGACCGGCGCCTGCTCCGGCGCTTGCTGCGCCGCCGGGCCGTCCGGGCCGCCACAGTCCACGCTCCGTTCGGCGACGATTTCGACATTTCGAGTAGCGACGACGAAGCCCGCCGGGGCGGGATGCGTGCGCTCTCCGTGTCGCTCGAACTGGCCATCGAGCTCAACGTGCCGACCGTGGTCGTCCACGCGAGCGCCGAGCCGATCGGGCCCGACGAACGTCCTGCGCGCCTCAAGCGGGCGCAGCGCGCCCTTACCGAGCTCCAGCCCCGCTGCCGCGAAGGCCACCGGCGAATGGCTGTCGAGCTCCTGCCGCGCACGTGTCTCGGCAATACGGTCGAGGAGCTCTTCCAGATCCTTGATCCCCTCGACCCGGCGGTGTTCGGCGTCTGTCTCGACACGAACCACCTGATGGACCGCCACGCCGCGCTCGCCGACACGGTCCGCCGCCTCGGCGACAGGCTCATCGCGCTCCATCTCTCGGATTACGACGGCGTCGACGAGCAACACCTGCTGCCGGGTGAGGGTGTGCTCGACTGGAAGTCGTTCATGGCCGCGCTTCGGGACATTGACTACGCCGGCCCGTTCAACTACGAGTGCGGTCTCGACGAGGGCGAGACGGTGGAAGAACGCATCCGATACCTGGAGAAGAACTTCGACTGGCTCTCCAGCCTGTAA
- a CDS encoding citramalate synthase, translated as MNTPAKQTALKLYDTTLRDGSQASDINFTLEEKLALIEVFDRFGFDYIEGGWPRPGSVDEELFARASKMPLTNARLAAFGSTKKARTPVEEDPILQALIASGAPVATVFGKTWIRHVTYQLKATPKQNLGMIGQTIEYLKNNPRRNFDEVVYDAEHFFDGYKDDADYALATLKTAALAGADALVLCDTNGGSLHYEIGEICRRVREFLDNDAELARLRRLPELGIHCHNDSGLAVANSLEAVRAGCTHVQGTVNGIGERIGNADLVQIIANLALKTGTPLRDMVKTENLTRLSDAVYARAGLRPRKDQPFVGVKAFAHDGGVHVDAVLKGASYHHVDPARVGNKMRIVLSTNSGRASIYAVVKSLGFDVAPDDPRLKAMLDDVHELCSHGYDIGLLDDEHLLLAIRHLKGIPREIVVTRCDVTSHYTQLEDEVDHDNSCVLKMEVDGKEYKVFEDAESGPVGVNFKAMKEALRRAGLPTNLHLINYEVGLPKQRAGAGSIIQTYITYETEDGRLITTSGFHEDIIVSSRQSLLKAALLVAAHFGEG; from the coding sequence ATGAATACGCCCGCAAAGCAGACGGCATTGAAGCTCTACGATACGACCCTGCGCGACGGCAGCCAGGCGTCCGACATCAACTTCACGCTCGAGGAGAAGCTCGCGCTCATCGAGGTGTTCGACCGGTTCGGCTTCGACTACATCGAGGGCGGGTGGCCGCGGCCCGGCTCGGTGGACGAGGAGCTGTTCGCGCGCGCCTCGAAGATGCCGCTGACGAACGCCCGGCTCGCCGCGTTCGGCTCGACCAAGAAGGCGCGCACGCCCGTCGAGGAAGACCCCATCCTCCAGGCGCTCATCGCCTCGGGCGCGCCGGTGGCCACCGTGTTCGGCAAGACGTGGATCCGGCACGTGACCTATCAACTCAAGGCGACGCCGAAGCAGAACCTCGGCATGATCGGCCAGACGATCGAGTATCTGAAGAACAACCCGCGAAGAAACTTCGACGAGGTCGTCTACGACGCCGAGCACTTCTTCGACGGCTACAAGGACGACGCCGACTACGCGCTCGCCACGCTCAAGACCGCCGCCCTCGCCGGTGCCGACGCGCTCGTGCTCTGCGACACGAACGGCGGCTCGCTCCATTACGAGATCGGCGAGATCTGCCGCCGCGTGCGCGAGTTTCTCGACAACGACGCCGAGCTGGCGCGGCTCCGCCGGCTGCCCGAGCTGGGCATCCACTGCCACAACGACTCGGGGCTCGCGGTGGCGAACTCGCTCGAAGCGGTCCGCGCCGGCTGCACGCACGTGCAGGGCACGGTCAACGGCATCGGCGAGCGGATCGGCAACGCCGACCTCGTTCAGATTATCGCCAACCTCGCGCTCAAGACCGGCACCCCGCTGCGCGACATGGTCAAGACCGAGAACCTGACGCGCCTGAGCGACGCCGTCTACGCACGCGCCGGGCTGCGGCCACGCAAGGACCAGCCGTTCGTCGGCGTCAAGGCATTCGCCCACGACGGCGGCGTGCACGTTGACGCCGTGCTCAAGGGCGCCAGCTACCACCACGTTGATCCGGCGCGCGTCGGCAACAAGATGCGCATCGTGCTCAGCACCAACTCGGGCCGGGCGAGCATCTACGCCGTGGTCAAGTCGCTCGGCTTCGACGTGGCGCCCGACGACCCGCGCCTCAAGGCGATGCTCGACGACGTGCACGAGCTGTGCAGCCACGGCTACGACATCGGCCTGCTCGATGACGAGCACCTGCTGCTCGCCATCCGGCACCTCAAGGGCATCCCGCGCGAGATCGTCGTGACCCGCTGCGACGTGACGAGCCACTACACGCAGCTCGAGGACGAGGTCGACCATGACAACTCGTGCGTGCTCAAGATGGAAGTGGACGGCAAGGAGTACAAGGTGTTCGAGGACGCCGAGAGCGGCCCGGTCGGCGTCAACTTCAAGGCGATGAAGGAGGCGCTGCGCCGCGCCGGCCTGCCGACCAACCTTCACCTCATCAACTACGAGGTCGGGCTGCCCAAGCAGCGCGCCGGTGCAGGCTCCATTATCCAGACCTATATCACCTACGAGACTGAAGATGGCCGGCTTATCACCACGAGCGGCTTCCACGAAGATATCATCGTCTCGAGCCGCCAGTCGCTGCTCAAGGCCGCGCTGCTCGTGGCCGCGCACTTCGGCGAAGGGTGA
- a CDS encoding VOC family protein — translation MPAVQHIAFVCRNRIVMERFYAKYFGFERARVFNAGEPGEFVMTRLGSVCIEFFQASPQAIALAARTPRIEVGFKHLAFEVPQLEPVVEVLKRDGVDVGEIFDCSDVSPGLRAAFFHDPEGYQVEILENWADDADPPALREP, via the coding sequence ATGCCCGCCGTCCAGCACATCGCCTTTGTCTGCCGCAACCGCATTGTCATGGAACGTTTCTATGCGAAATACTTCGGCTTCGAGCGAGCGCGCGTGTTCAATGCCGGCGAGCCGGGCGAGTTCGTCATGACGCGCCTCGGGTCGGTCTGCATCGAGTTCTTCCAAGCCTCGCCCCAAGCGATCGCGCTGGCGGCCAGGACGCCGCGCATCGAGGTCGGGTTCAAGCACCTGGCGTTCGAAGTGCCGCAGCTCGAGCCTGTGGTCGAGGTGCTCAAACGGGACGGCGTCGACGTGGGTGAGATCTTCGACTGTTCCGACGTCTCGCCCGGCCTGCGCGCCGCGTTCTTCCACGATCCGGAAGGCTATCAAGTCGAGATCCTCGAGAACTGGGCCGACGACGCCGACCCGCCCGCCCTGAGGGAGCCATGA
- a CDS encoding Gfo/Idh/MocA family oxidoreductase: MEPAKVGIIGCGDVCGDYLRHAKPYTAIEMAACANRTPGRAEPMAAEHGVPKACSIEELLADRSIDIVLNLTTPNVHFEIAMRAIEAGKHVYNEKPLAIELDDARALLAAAKAKGVRVGCAPDTFLGGGIQTCLKLLNDGVIGEPVAATAFWVESGPEAWHPSPDFLFKYGAGPMLDIGPYFITALVALMGPVRRVSGMAGAARPTRTVGSGPLKGSVIDVEVPTHVAGTLQFDGAADRGGAISTIIQSWDVQGSELPLMEVYGTHGTLSVPNPSDFGGTVRLIEAGSKAWREVPLTHEIGGRSLGVADMACAIRSGRPHRAGGELALHVLEVMHAFERSSSDGRTIELTTTCVRPEPLPAGLSPGVLDA, from the coding sequence ATGGAACCGGCAAAGGTCGGCATCATCGGCTGCGGCGACGTTTGCGGCGACTACCTGCGGCACGCGAAGCCATATACCGCCATCGAGATGGCCGCCTGCGCCAACCGCACTCCGGGGCGCGCGGAGCCGATGGCCGCCGAGCACGGCGTGCCCAAGGCCTGCTCGATCGAGGAGTTGCTCGCTGATCGCTCGATCGACATCGTGCTGAACCTTACAACGCCGAACGTGCACTTCGAGATCGCCATGCGCGCGATCGAGGCCGGCAAGCACGTCTACAACGAGAAGCCGCTCGCCATCGAGCTCGATGATGCGCGCGCGTTGCTCGCGGCGGCGAAGGCCAAAGGCGTGCGCGTTGGTTGCGCGCCGGACACGTTTCTCGGCGGTGGCATCCAGACGTGCCTCAAGCTGCTCAACGATGGGGTGATCGGCGAGCCGGTCGCCGCCACGGCGTTCTGGGTGGAGAGCGGGCCCGAGGCGTGGCACCCGTCGCCCGACTTCCTGTTCAAGTATGGCGCCGGGCCGATGCTCGACATTGGGCCGTACTTCATCACGGCGCTCGTGGCGCTCATGGGGCCCGTGCGGCGCGTCTCCGGCATGGCGGGTGCGGCGCGCCCGACGCGCACCGTCGGCAGTGGCCCGCTCAAAGGTTCGGTCATCGACGTCGAAGTGCCGACGCATGTCGCCGGCACGCTCCAGTTCGATGGTGCCGCCGACCGCGGCGGCGCGATCTCCACAATCATCCAGTCGTGGGACGTGCAGGGCTCGGAGCTGCCGCTTATGGAGGTCTACGGCACGCACGGCACGCTCAGCGTGCCGAACCCGTCCGATTTCGGCGGCACGGTGCGCCTGATCGAGGCCGGCTCGAAAGCCTGGCGCGAGGTGCCGCTCACGCATGAAATCGGCGGCCGCAGCCTCGGCGTGGCCGATATGGCCTGCGCGATCCGCTCGGGCCGCCCGCACCGCGCCGGCGGCGAGCTGGCGCTCCACGTGCTCGAGGTCATGCACGCCTTCGAGCGTTCGTCGAGCGACGGCCGCACCATCGAGCTCACGACCACGTGCGTGCGTCCCGAGCCGCTGCCCGCCGGCCTCTCGCCCGGCGTGCTCGATGCGTAG